Below is a window of Candidatus Schekmanbacteria bacterium DNA.
ATTTTATATCTTTCTTGAGAGAATTACGGCAAAGATTACCTCCAAATTCATTGTAGTCAGCAATTCTAATAGAGAAAAAGCAATAAGATTGGGAATAGGGGATAATGATAAATTTCATTTAATCAGAAGCGGAATAAGGATTGAAGATTATTCGCGAAATGTACTTTCAAGGGAGGAAGCACGAAATTTTTTTTCTCTTGAAAAGAACGCACCTATAATTGGCGCAATTTCCTGCTTTAAACCACAAAAGGACCTTATAACTTTTGTACGAGCGGCTAAAAAGATTTCTGACGAAATACCTGAGGCAAGATTTATTGTTGCAGGTGACGGTGACATGAGAAATGCAATCGAGGAGGAAATTAAAAAACTGTCACTTGAGAAAAAATTTACTTTGTTGGGATGGACTGAAAATACTTCTGCACTTTTATGTGCAATTGATGTACTGCTTCATACAGCACTGTGGGAAGGATTGCCGAGAGTATTGGTTGAAGCTGCTGCATCAGGAGTACCTATTGTTGCAACCAATATTGATGGCAATTGTGAAATTGTCAAAGATGGCACAAATGGCTTTTTGGTTTCTCCAAGAGATTATGAAGATATGGCAA
It encodes the following:
- a CDS encoding glycosyltransferase family 1 protein, coding for MSVSDRKITVVHIITKLELGGAQQNTLYTVEHLDRGKFNVVLITASEGYLLNRALKIKNLDLYLIDELQREINPIKDYGAFKKIQKILKFKSESIGKQNMIIHTHSSKAGILGRWAAYLSGIAHIIHTFHGFGFNDYQPFITKKFYIFLERITAKITSKFIVVSNSNREKAIRLGIGDNDKFHLIRSGIRIEDYSRNVLSREEARNFFSLEKNAPIIGAISCFKPQKDLITFVRAAKKISDEIPEARFIVAGDGDMRNAIEEEIKKLSLEKKFTLLGWTENTSALLCAIDVLLHTALWEGLPRVLVEAAASGVPIVATNIDGNCEIVKDGTNGFLVSPRDYEDMAKKVCRILKDKELHKRLSQNQNSIDKTFHIDEMVKMQEELYLSIMNHY